From Candidatus Nomurabacteria bacterium, one genomic window encodes:
- a CDS encoding YdeI/OmpD-associated family protein — MTKTGTKLASGVVHDLPKDFRDAIAGHDFATKLWQDITPLARNEWICWVTDAKKAETRQKRIIVGLDKMKKGMRRPCCWAGCKHR, encoded by the coding sequence ATGACTAAAACGGGCACTAAACTAGCTAGCGGAGTTGTTCACGATCTGCCAAAAGATTTCCGAGATGCAATTGCTGGGCATGATTTTGCCACTAAACTTTGGCAAGATATCACACCACTAGCTCGCAATGAATGGATCTGTTGGGTAACAGATGCTAAAAAAGCCGAAACTAGACAAAAGCGTATTATTGTCGGACTTGATAAGATGAAGAAAGGTATGCGGCGCCCCTGTTGCTGGGCAGGCTGCAAACATCGTTAA
- a CDS encoding ferric reductase-like transmembrane domain-containing protein, whose product MRKFVLLTIAISLIAVVAIFGRQNNRVVEAQSATSSAQVSAAESPSVADGLVQRLENSWPWYVARASGMLAAVSLIILMLSGIGMITGRTFGFLEPITAWASHRALGIVFGLAVLLHIGSLMFDKFVPFGLTQLLVPFSSDFRPVSLFGFSLGSLYVALGVLALYLTVAIIITSLVWINKKPKIWKVTHILSYLVIIFTFVHALAIGSDLSVAWMRWLWIGLGLLILYASLMRFRRAFTV is encoded by the coding sequence ATGCGTAAATTTGTACTTCTGACAATTGCAATCAGCCTGATTGCAGTAGTTGCGATTTTTGGTCGTCAAAATAATCGAGTTGTCGAAGCTCAGTCGGCGACAAGCTCTGCTCAAGTGAGTGCAGCCGAGAGTCCTTCTGTGGCAGATGGTTTGGTGCAACGCTTAGAAAATTCATGGCCTTGGTATGTTGCACGTGCTTCGGGTATGTTGGCAGCAGTCTCTCTGATTATCCTGATGTTGTCGGGTATTGGGATGATTACTGGTCGAACATTTGGCTTTTTAGAACCAATAACCGCTTGGGCTTCGCATCGGGCGCTTGGTATAGTTTTTGGCCTTGCAGTGCTACTACATATCGGGTCACTGATGTTTGATAAGTTTGTGCCATTTGGCCTAACTCAGTTACTGGTACCTTTTTCCTCAGATTTTCGACCAGTGAGCTTATTTGGCTTTTCGCTGGGTTCACTGTATGTCGCTCTCGGTGTTTTGGCGCTATATTTGACGGTTGCTATCATCATCACTTCATTAGTTTGGATCAACAAAAAGCCTAAAATCTGGAAAGTGACTCACATATTGAGTTATTTAGTGATTATTTTTACGTTTGTTCACGCGCTAGCAATTGGAAGTGACTTGTCGGTAGCTTGGATGAGATGGCTCTGGATTGGCCTAGGATTACTTATTTTGTATGCTAGTTTAATGCGTTTCAGAAGGGCTTTCACAGTATGA
- a CDS encoding FAD:protein FMN transferase, whose translation MIFQQSGQALGSNIDLRIEANNPDQANKVFKSLWDKIFSFEAKFSRFKVESELSKFNARAGKEVEISEDFAKFLEKVKQMSRLTDGLFNPFVLPALQRAGYTRSLIDDNLSGTDYSQRMIANWSALELGVGRAKIPRGTAIDIGGIGKGYLADSLAGWLDESGTEVYCLSLGGDIIARGGTWPIYIQSAKKRAEDVAVYETDRSRFAVATSGQTRQQNGRLQSHQIDVSTGELSLSEFEIATVVSETATIADVLASLALMRGRDFARRFVESGHLQAILLQSSDKVYVDGEGIQLLGNKDLAADRKRRVLNA comes from the coding sequence GTGATTTTCCAGCAGTCAGGTCAGGCACTTGGCTCAAACATAGATCTGCGCATAGAGGCAAATAATCCAGACCAGGCAAACAAAGTATTTAAATCTCTGTGGGACAAAATATTCAGTTTCGAGGCAAAGTTTAGCCGATTTAAGGTTGAGAGTGAGCTATCTAAGTTTAACGCTAGAGCAGGTAAAGAAGTCGAAATATCCGAAGATTTTGCAAAATTTCTCGAAAAGGTTAAACAGATGTCGCGATTGACGGATGGTTTATTCAACCCATTTGTACTACCTGCGCTTCAGCGGGCAGGCTACACCAGATCGCTAATCGACGATAACCTATCTGGTACAGATTATAGTCAACGCATGATTGCCAACTGGTCAGCTCTAGAGCTTGGTGTGGGTAGGGCAAAGATACCCCGAGGCACGGCGATAGATATCGGTGGTATTGGCAAGGGCTACCTGGCCGACTCGTTAGCAGGTTGGTTGGATGAGTCCGGAACGGAGGTTTATTGTCTATCGCTTGGAGGTGATATTATCGCTCGCGGCGGTACATGGCCGATATATATTCAGTCGGCCAAAAAACGAGCAGAAGATGTAGCAGTATATGAAACAGATAGAAGCAGGTTTGCAGTTGCAACATCAGGACAAACTAGGCAACAAAATGGTCGGCTGCAGTCACATCAAATCGATGTATCTACGGGTGAGTTAAGTCTGTCAGAATTTGAAATTGCGACGGTTGTTTCTGAGACCGCAACGATTGCAGATGTATTGGCTAGTCTAGCCTTAATGCGCGGTCGAGATTTTGCACGGAGGTTTGTTGAATCTGGACATTTACAGGCAATATTGTTACAGTCAAGTGATAAAGTTTATGTCGACGGGGAAGGTATACAGCTATTAGGCAACAAAGATCTCGCGGCCGACAGAAAGAGGCGGGTCTTAAATGCGTAA
- a CDS encoding FAD-dependent oxidoreductase, with translation MHKYLLADNRLLTPTIRQLTLECDADSEPILHQPGQYAAISLRDRKRPTAFRCFSIASSPTNQRVLQFSIRVGGKYTSALERLEKGDEVAVRGPFGAFVLNQYEHKDLVMFAGGIGVAPFMSMIRYASELKLDNKLHLVYSSRNQNEIAFYTELNQLAKHNPNLTITHVIGEGGTEKLVNQRALQGRLDAQLLSKLNLDFRTQTYMTCGPPPYMNAVISLLKEHGVDRERILSEAFSQSSGGQTGKLAIWPFNMYAMSGLALAIIAFSIVINDLYKTLPILQAQADQVTVAPTGSTLDNSAGYSLHTRVNSLQPQVSTDLTQAPIVKTVPSSSSSSSGAGSYSTTVPVTPPRSTVS, from the coding sequence ATGCATAAGTATTTATTGGCGGATAACAGACTGCTTACCCCTACAATTCGACAGTTGACTTTAGAATGTGATGCCGACAGTGAACCAATTCTTCATCAACCCGGGCAGTACGCCGCGATTAGCCTGCGTGATCGGAAACGTCCGACCGCCTTTAGATGTTTTTCGATTGCATCTTCACCAACAAACCAACGGGTGTTGCAGTTTAGTATCCGTGTTGGAGGTAAATATACTTCGGCACTCGAGCGCCTCGAAAAGGGCGACGAAGTTGCCGTACGTGGGCCATTTGGCGCCTTCGTCTTAAACCAATACGAGCACAAAGATTTAGTGATGTTTGCTGGCGGAATTGGAGTGGCTCCGTTTATGAGCATGATTCGCTACGCGTCGGAGCTGAAGCTAGACAATAAACTTCACCTAGTTTATAGCAGCCGTAACCAGAACGAAATTGCGTTTTACACAGAGTTAAACCAACTGGCAAAACACAATCCGAACCTAACGATTACACATGTTATAGGGGAGGGTGGAACTGAGAAACTTGTCAATCAGCGCGCGCTTCAGGGCAGGCTAGATGCTCAACTATTATCTAAGCTGAATCTTGATTTCCGTACACAAACCTATATGACCTGTGGCCCACCGCCCTACATGAACGCAGTAATTAGTTTACTGAAAGAACATGGCGTAGACCGCGAGCGTATCTTATCGGAAGCCTTCAGCCAAAGTTCGGGTGGTCAAACTGGTAAACTGGCTATCTGGCCATTTAATATGTATGCCATGAGTGGGCTAGCACTGGCAATAATCGCATTTTCAATTGTCATCAATGACTTGTATAAGACCCTGCCAATACTCCAGGCCCAGGCTGATCAAGTAACGGTTGCTCCAACTGGCAGTACCCTAGACAATTCGGCAGGCTATAGCTTACATACTCGTGTTAATAGCTTGCAGCCTCAAGTAAGCACCGATCTAACCCAAGCACCCATAGTAAAAACAGTCCCGTCGAGCAGCTCATCATCTAGTGGTGCTGGGAGTTATAGTACAACTGTGCCGGTTACGCCACCTAGGAGCACAGTTTCGTGA